From a region of the Thiorhodovibrio winogradskyi genome:
- a CDS encoding putative bifunctional diguanylate cyclase/phosphodiesterase, with product MLQPPPKARRCVLVVDDDPFMRMIIRNSLQGDIEVAEAASGEAALACLQSLMPDLVLLDVVMPGWDGFETCAALRAHPDWGQRPIIMLTSGADTASIERAHAAGATDFMTKPVHTALLHYRVRYLLRAHDTSLTLQNRERQLGAVQRSARLGHWEYWPEARHFVLSTTARGLFGLADTDAPRAPHDLLALIHPTDQDSIRELFSRLDQAPGAPLQFEHRLATGGLILAQTAEYHAGKHAHWLGTVQDVTDLRRAARRVVRLAYYDSKTRLPNRAFFVEYLQRLLDADPRREQWVLALEVDALRRVGVGWGEAVTEPLLRDLVARLSAELAFVPPRPPLLAPQDWHLHQGPLLARLSDSAFAMLSASNASDSLALAERLVALLQTPLTVAGVDLVIAGRVGLAQAPRHGREADTLARRAQAAAMQEYSGTRIHVYEPRVDNRQRHRLTLEARLRQAIDHGQLELWYQPKLDARDGTLAGAEALVRWRDPRDGLVAPGRFIPLAEDGGLIVPLTEWVLDRACADLRILMSHGWGDLRLAVNISAAQLDHQPLAEEIARRLTRAGVAPASLELEITERALMPRAASVLDNLNALHELGVAIALDDFGTGYSSLGYLGRFPLDTLKIDQSFIQELGQGSSGEAVVRAIIALAEGLRFEVVAEGIETLDQAHWLLAEGCHLHQGYLYARPQEFETFTRDFIVDDGAPNKPLPTPVAQLQLC from the coding sequence ATGCTGCAACCTCCCCCCAAAGCCCGCCGGTGCGTGCTGGTGGTCGATGACGATCCGTTCATGCGCATGATCATTCGCAACAGCTTGCAAGGCGACATCGAGGTCGCCGAGGCGGCGAGCGGCGAGGCGGCGCTCGCCTGCCTGCAATCGCTGATGCCCGATCTGGTGCTGCTCGACGTGGTCATGCCGGGCTGGGACGGCTTTGAAACCTGCGCGGCCTTGCGCGCACACCCCGACTGGGGTCAGCGACCGATCATCATGCTGACATCGGGCGCTGACACGGCGTCGATTGAGCGTGCCCACGCCGCCGGCGCGACCGACTTCATGACCAAACCCGTCCACACCGCCCTGTTGCATTATCGGGTGCGCTACCTGTTGCGTGCCCATGACACCTCCCTGACCTTGCAGAACCGCGAACGTCAACTCGGCGCGGTGCAGCGCAGTGCCCGGCTAGGTCATTGGGAATACTGGCCGGAGGCGCGCCATTTCGTGCTCTCGACCACCGCCCGAGGCCTGTTCGGTCTGGCGGACACGGACGCTCCCCGCGCGCCACATGATCTCCTCGCCCTGATTCACCCCACTGATCAAGACAGCATCCGTGAGCTGTTCTCGCGCCTCGATCAAGCGCCGGGCGCCCCGCTGCAATTCGAGCATCGCCTGGCCACGGGCGGGCTGATTCTGGCGCAAACGGCCGAGTACCATGCCGGCAAGCACGCGCACTGGCTGGGAACCGTGCAGGATGTCACTGATCTGCGCCGCGCGGCGCGGCGCGTGGTGCGCCTGGCCTATTACGACAGCAAGACCCGACTGCCGAACCGGGCGTTTTTCGTTGAGTATTTGCAACGCTTGCTCGATGCCGACCCGCGGCGCGAACAGTGGGTGCTGGCGCTGGAGGTCGATGCGCTGCGCCGGGTTGGCGTCGGTTGGGGCGAGGCGGTCACCGAACCCCTGCTACGCGACCTGGTCGCGCGCCTGAGCGCGGAGTTGGCCTTCGTGCCGCCGCGCCCACCGCTGCTCGCCCCCCAGGATTGGCACCTGCATCAGGGCCCTCTGCTCGCGCGCCTGAGCGATTCCGCCTTCGCCATGCTCTCGGCCAGCAACGCGTCCGACAGTCTCGCCCTGGCCGAGCGGCTTGTGGCGCTCTTGCAGACCCCCTTGACGGTGGCCGGTGTCGACCTGGTCATCGCGGGGCGCGTCGGCCTGGCCCAGGCGCCGCGTCACGGCCGGGAGGCCGATACCCTGGCGCGCCGCGCCCAGGCCGCCGCCATGCAGGAGTATTCCGGAACACGGATTCATGTCTATGAGCCGAGAGTCGATAACCGCCAGCGGCATCGGCTGACCCTGGAGGCGCGACTGCGCCAGGCCATCGACCACGGGCAACTGGAACTCTGGTATCAGCCCAAGCTCGACGCCCGAGACGGCACTCTCGCCGGCGCCGAGGCGCTGGTGCGCTGGCGCGATCCGCGCGACGGGCTGGTCGCGCCAGGGCGCTTTATTCCACTCGCCGAGGATGGCGGCCTGATCGTGCCCTTAACCGAATGGGTGTTGGATCGCGCCTGCGCCGACCTGCGCATCCTGATGAGTCATGGCTGGGGGGATCTTCGCCTGGCAGTCAACATCAGCGCCGCCCAACTCGACCACCAACCACTCGCCGAGGAGATCGCGCGGCGCCTGACCCGCGCGGGCGTCGCGCCCGCCAGCCTGGAATTGGAAATCACCGAACGCGCGCTCATGCCCCGAGCCGCCAGCGTTCTCGACAATCTCAACGCCTTGCATGAGCTGGGCGTGGCCATCGCGCTGGACGATTTCGGCACCGGCTATTCGTCGCTAGGGTATCTCGGGCGCTTTCCGCTCGATACGCTGAAAATCGACCAGTCCTTTATCCAGGAACTCGGCCAGGGCAGCAGTGGCGAGGCGGTGGTGCGCGCCATTATCGCCCTGGCCGAGGGCTTGCGCTTCGAGGTGGTCGCCGAAGGCATCGAAACGCTCGATCAAGCCCACTGGCTGCTCGCCGAGGGCTGTCATCTGCACCAAGGCTACCTTTATGCCCGACCGCAGGAATTCGAGACTTTCACCCGGGATTTTATTGTGGATGATGGCGCACCCAACAAACCTCTGCCGACACCAGTCGCTCAGCTCCAGCTCTGTTGA
- a CDS encoding bifunctional diguanylate cyclase/phosphodiesterase: protein MIDTASLIASSAIATFVIDSTHRVVHWNAACADLTGMPTVRLLGTADQWMPFYPSARPMLSDLIVAQASEEEIAAYYPGKYRRSRFPGAFEAEDFFPQLPWGGRWLLFTAAPLHSPDGKVTGAIQHLVDITEHRRTDAERTTSQRLLTEIIEGNPVPTFVIDTEHRVTHWNRACEIVMGIPATEMIGTREQWRAFYPAPRPVMADLILSQANQGEYERYYGNYTASSVVEGAFEAESFFPHFPGGGRWLFFTAAPLHGVAGEIIGAIETLQDTTERKRAEIAFAESERRLAEENYRTLFNEMITGFSVHQIITDEQGRPIDYRFLDVNPAFESMTGLRAADIVGRRVLEILPNTESLWIERFGQVALTGVPVTFEAPSEEIGKVFEVRAFRPSPGQFAVTFQDVTTRKQAEVRLRLLASVFENTHEGIVITNTDSVIIEVNDSYERITGYQRAELIGKTPRMLKSGHHGPEFYRGMWLTLLEEGVWRGELWNRRKSGELFPQQLTISVVLDDQGHPVHFVGVVVDITTIKRHEAELERIAHYDSLTGLPNRVLLNDRLQQAIAKAQREQMLLAVCFLDVDGFKPVNDNHGHGVGDCLLIKLADRFRAVVRANDTVARLGGDEFIILLADLADQDGCIQILQRILAMVSEPFLIDSNQLVVTASIGVTLFPLHATDTDTLLRQADQAMYKAKQLGKNTFFFYNGDQDAVEIETQRMIKRVERALSDNELVLHYQPKVNMRTAEVVGAEALIRWHHPERGLLPPGEFLPVIEDSDVMLELGDWVIREALRQMTLWDQQGLRLAVSVNVSACQLQRTDFVEKLEQALREAGRIDDPRLEIEITETAAISDLCHVTRLIEACRALGVQFSLDDFGTGYSSLTYLKLLPVQTLKIDKSFVLDMSRDAEDHAIVSGVTGLAKAFDLTVIAEGVESVEHGSLLLGLGCELAQGYGIAPALSPERLPDWANHWKSDPAWSQAGACT, encoded by the coding sequence ATGATTGATACCGCGAGCCTGATCGCCTCCTCAGCCATCGCGACCTTCGTCATCGATAGCACCCATCGCGTCGTGCACTGGAACGCCGCCTGCGCCGATCTAACAGGCATGCCGACAGTGCGCCTGCTTGGAACCGCCGATCAATGGATGCCGTTTTACCCAAGTGCGCGCCCCATGCTCTCGGACTTGATTGTCGCACAGGCGAGCGAGGAGGAAATTGCCGCCTATTACCCTGGCAAGTACCGCCGATCACGATTTCCCGGCGCCTTTGAGGCCGAGGACTTCTTTCCGCAACTGCCTTGGGGCGGGCGCTGGCTGTTGTTTACCGCCGCGCCACTGCACAGCCCAGACGGGAAGGTCACGGGTGCGATTCAGCACCTTGTCGATATCACCGAGCACCGTCGAACCGACGCGGAACGCACGACAAGTCAGCGACTGCTGACTGAGATTATCGAGGGCAACCCGGTACCAACCTTCGTCATCGATACCGAGCATCGTGTCACGCACTGGAACCGGGCGTGCGAGATTGTAATGGGTATTCCCGCTACGGAAATGATTGGCACGCGCGAACAGTGGCGAGCCTTCTATCCGGCTCCGCGCCCGGTGATGGCGGATCTCATTCTCAGCCAGGCCAACCAAGGTGAATATGAGCGCTACTATGGAAATTACACCGCATCCTCCGTGGTTGAGGGCGCATTCGAGGCTGAGAGTTTTTTCCCGCACTTTCCCGGCGGCGGGCGCTGGCTGTTCTTCACTGCAGCCCCCCTGCATGGTGTCGCCGGCGAGATCATCGGTGCGATCGAAACGCTCCAGGATACAACCGAACGCAAGCGCGCCGAAATCGCCTTCGCCGAGAGCGAGCGCCGTCTCGCCGAGGAAAACTATCGGACGCTGTTCAATGAGATGATCACCGGGTTCTCCGTGCATCAGATCATCACCGATGAGCAAGGACGACCGATCGACTACCGCTTTCTTGATGTGAATCCCGCATTCGAGTCCATGACCGGTCTGCGTGCGGCGGATATTGTCGGGCGGCGCGTGCTGGAGATTCTGCCGAACACCGAATCCCTTTGGATTGAACGCTTCGGCCAGGTTGCCCTCACTGGGGTTCCCGTGACCTTTGAAGCGCCCAGCGAAGAAATCGGAAAGGTTTTTGAAGTGCGCGCTTTTCGGCCATCACCCGGTCAGTTTGCCGTGACCTTTCAGGATGTCACCACTCGCAAGCAAGCCGAGGTGCGCCTGCGGCTGCTGGCGAGCGTTTTTGAGAACACCCATGAAGGCATTGTGATTACAAATACCGACAGTGTCATCATCGAGGTCAATGATTCCTATGAGCGCATTACCGGCTACCAGCGTGCAGAACTGATCGGAAAGACGCCGCGCATGCTCAAGTCGGGTCACCACGGGCCTGAATTCTACCGCGGCATGTGGCTTACCTTGCTTGAAGAGGGTGTTTGGCGTGGTGAGCTATGGAATAGGCGCAAATCGGGCGAGCTGTTTCCCCAGCAATTGACCATTTCAGTGGTGCTTGACGACCAGGGGCATCCAGTGCACTTCGTCGGCGTCGTTGTCGATATCACGACCATCAAACGGCATGAAGCCGAGCTTGAGCGGATTGCCCATTACGACTCCCTGACTGGCTTGCCGAATCGGGTGCTGCTCAATGATCGGCTGCAACAGGCCATTGCCAAGGCACAACGAGAACAGATGCTGTTGGCGGTTTGTTTCCTGGATGTCGATGGCTTCAAGCCGGTGAATGACAACCATGGGCATGGTGTCGGCGATTGTCTGCTCATCAAGCTTGCCGACAGGTTTCGTGCCGTGGTGCGTGCCAATGACACCGTTGCTCGGTTGGGAGGAGATGAGTTCATCATCCTGTTGGCGGATTTGGCAGATCAGGATGGGTGTATTCAGATTCTGCAACGCATTCTGGCCATGGTCAGCGAACCGTTTTTGATCGACAGCAATCAACTGGTCGTGACAGCCAGTATTGGGGTCACCTTGTTTCCACTGCATGCCACCGACACGGACACCTTGCTGCGTCAGGCGGATCAGGCCATGTACAAGGCAAAGCAGTTGGGAAAAAACACCTTCTTTTTCTATAACGGCGATCAGGATGCGGTGGAAATTGAGACCCAGCGCATGATCAAGCGGGTCGAACGCGCCTTATCCGACAACGAACTGGTGCTGCATTATCAGCCAAAAGTCAACATGCGCACTGCTGAAGTGGTCGGGGCCGAGGCGCTGATCCGCTGGCATCATCCAGAGCGTGGCTTGCTCCCGCCAGGGGAATTTTTGCCTGTGATCGAGGACAGCGATGTCATGCTGGAACTGGGCGACTGGGTGATTCGCGAAGCGCTGCGCCAGATGACTCTTTGGGATCAGCAAGGCTTAAGGCTTGCAGTCAGTGTGAATGTGTCTGCATGTCAGTTACAACGGACTGACTTTGTCGAAAAGCTGGAACAAGCCCTGCGAGAAGCGGGACGGATTGATGATCCGCGCCTGGAGATTGAGATCACCGAGACGGCCGCGATTAGCGATCTATGCCATGTCACCCGGTTGATCGAAGCCTGCCGCGCACTTGGCGTGCAGTTTTCGCTCGACGATTTCGGCACCGGATATTCTTCACTGACCTACCTTAAGTTGCTGCCGGTGCAAACGCTGAAAATTGATAAGTCATTCGTCCTCGATATGTCCAGGGACGCAGAAGACCATGCGATTGTCTCAGGTGTCACTGGACTGGCCAAGGCATTTGATCTGACGGTGATCGCCGAGGGAGTGGAAAGCGTCGAGCATGGTAGCCTATTGTTAGGTCTCGGATGCGAACTGGCCCAGGGCTACGGCATCGCTCCCGCGTTGTCCCCGGAACGACTGCCGGATTGGGCCAATCACTGGAAGTCCGACCCGGCATGGAGTCAAGCAGGCGCTTGCACTTGA
- a CDS encoding DUF4857 domain-containing protein: MTARIARWSLIALTVVLLAIWLPQVKNLLFEYRFGKTQLFYSPVIEKFIYTELVGAGHQFVYRDQDGRDYDREAFEQLIPFIYYKNMELWGKLPLELAGQTFDKAAIRAERLVLEFEPRDLPEHSPRIPLFPLLESNPGRSRLRFPEDILRPGAALTFINSDANRRESELTDSFTRALAKAGFVFPVRATFARVSILKAFDAGHFLIDDQGKLFQLKRVAGAPWVRSVPLSEGFRVRAIKISENQGSDFLGFLLAEDSRLFLLGQGDDPLTPLELPGYDPERMELKLLFNPLYRTAIYSDRQEIHAIAMDRAFKPIARYQRRMAMAAPRLVDTLWDSLTPVNLQWRTPESRYPRLTPQWHGEKAAIGMSMALVLALAWLRWRRAPLLGNWASLILVALTGFLGLIALLLFPPEAESASS, from the coding sequence ATGACCGCCCGCATCGCTCGTTGGTCGCTGATCGCCTTGACAGTCGTGTTGCTCGCCATCTGGCTGCCGCAAGTGAAGAATCTGCTGTTCGAGTACCGTTTTGGCAAGACACAGCTCTTTTACAGCCCAGTCATCGAAAAGTTTATCTATACTGAGTTGGTCGGCGCCGGGCATCAATTCGTCTATCGCGATCAGGATGGCCGGGACTACGACCGCGAAGCCTTCGAGCAGCTGATTCCCTTCATTTACTACAAGAATATGGAACTCTGGGGCAAATTGCCGCTGGAACTGGCCGGGCAGACCTTCGACAAGGCCGCCATCCGCGCCGAGCGCCTGGTGCTGGAGTTCGAACCACGGGATTTGCCGGAGCACAGCCCGCGTATCCCACTCTTCCCGCTGCTCGAATCCAATCCTGGGCGCTCCCGGCTGCGTTTTCCCGAGGATATACTGCGACCCGGCGCCGCACTGACCTTCATCAACAGTGACGCCAATCGCCGCGAGTCCGAGCTGACCGACAGCTTCACCCGCGCGCTCGCCAAAGCGGGTTTCGTCTTTCCGGTGCGCGCCACCTTTGCGCGGGTGTCCATTCTCAAGGCTTTCGACGCCGGGCATTTTCTGATCGATGACCAGGGCAAGCTGTTTCAGCTCAAACGCGTCGCTGGCGCGCCCTGGGTGCGCTCGGTCCCGCTATCGGAGGGATTTCGGGTGCGCGCGATCAAGATCAGCGAGAACCAGGGCAGCGACTTTCTGGGCTTCCTGCTCGCCGAGGACAGTCGGCTGTTTCTACTCGGTCAGGGTGATGATCCACTCACCCCGCTGGAGCTGCCCGGTTATGACCCGGAGCGCATGGAACTGAAACTTCTGTTCAATCCGCTCTATCGCACCGCCATCTACTCTGACCGCCAGGAGATTCACGCCATCGCGATGGATCGCGCGTTCAAGCCCATTGCCCGGTATCAGCGGCGCATGGCCATGGCCGCACCGCGCCTGGTTGATACCCTGTGGGACAGCCTGACCCCCGTCAACCTGCAATGGCGCACGCCCGAGTCACGCTATCCGCGCCTGACGCCGCAATGGCATGGTGAGAAGGCCGCCATCGGCATGAGCATGGCCTTGGTGTTGGCGCTCGCCTGGCTGCGCTGGCGACGCGCGCCCTTGCTCGGCAATTGGGCTTCCCTGATATTGGTGGCCCTGACCGGATTCCTCGGCCTCATCGCACTCCTGTTGTTTCCGCCGGAAGCCGAATCTGCGTCTTCTTGA